Below is a window of Campylobacter canadensis DNA.
ATGTTTGTCTTGTTTATTATCAGTTTGTATTAATAACTCATCAAATTTATTTTCTTCCATATAATCTCCTTTTACATATGTTTAGACCAAGCAGCGCCACGCTCTTTTTGATAAACCTCATATGGCAATGCTAAAATATTATATTCACGAGGTAAATCTAAAGTAGGAAAGACTCTCCATTCAACAGGCATTCTTTGTGCCATCATTGCAGATAATTTAGACGCTAATGCACAACCTTCACTAAAAGCAGTATGCCCTTTATGAATATATAAATGCAAATGCCCTCTTGTTTTACTTGTATAAGCAGTAAAATTAATAAAGCCCTCTTCTCTTAACATAAGTTGTGCTCTATGATAAAATCTTTCCGCATTTATACCATTGTAATCAAATACAATATTTTCAACCTTATCGGCAGCATTTATTAAATTATGAGCTACAACAATTTTACCTTCTGCGTGCTCTTTCATTATTTGCGGAGATAAATACTCGTTAATTCTTTCAAATTTATTATATAAAATTCTACCTTTATGCTCTATTTTACTTACAATATTATCTCGTTTTATAAAATAGTGAGAATTTATAATCTTAATTAAAGCTAAATCATTTGAGCTTAACATTTTAAATCCTTATAAAGTGGGTATTTATTACATAATTTTTTACTTTCGTTTCTTACATCTAAAATTATTTTTTCATCATTAATATTGCTTAAAACCTTATGAATCATCTTAGCAATTTCTTTCATATCATCTTCATTCATACCACGAGCGCTTAAAGCTGCGGTTCCTAATCTTAATCCGCTTGTTATAAAAGGTGAGCGTTTTTCATTTGGAACTGAATTTTTATTTGCTGTAATTCCTGCTTTTTCTAAAGCAATTTGCGCATCTTTTCCACTAAAAGAACAATCGCTAAAATCAAGCAATAAAAGGTGGTTTTGAGTTCCACCACTTACTAATTTATAACCATAATTTTTTAATTCATTTGCTAAAACAGCACAATTATCAAGCACTTGTTTTGCATAAATTTTCCACTCTGGTTCTAAATTTTTTGCAAAACCAACTGCCTTTGCTGCTATTAAATGCATTAAAGGTCCGCCTTGAAGATTAGGAAAAATAGCACTATCAACTTTTTTAGCTATTTCTTCACTATTTGTCATAATTATTCCACCACGAGTTCCACGAAGTGTTTTATGAGTGGTTGATGTTACGATATGTGCGTGTGGAAATGGACTTGGGTGTAAATTAGCTACCACTAATCCTGCAATATGAGCAATATCTGCTAATAAATATGCTCCTACTTTATCAGCAATCTTTCTAAATTTTTCAAAATCAATGATTTGCGAATAAGCACTAGCACCACAAACTATCAATTTTGGCTTAACTTCCATAGCGATTTTTTCTATATTTTCATAATCTAAAAAACCATTTTCATCAACACCATAGCCATAACTTTTATATACTTTACCACTTGCATTTACTTTGCTTCCATGTGTTAAATGCCCACCAGCACTTAAATCCATACCTAAAATTACATCATTAGGGTTAATTAAGGCTGCAAAGGCTGCTTGATTTGCTTGAGAGCCTGAGTGTGCTTGAACATTTGCGTAATTACAATTAAATAATTTTTTACATCTATCAATTGCTATTTGCTCTATTTCATCAACTATTTCACAGCCACCATAATATCTTTTAGCTGGGTAGCCTTCTGCGTATTTGTTTGTAAGTACACTACCTGCAACTTGCATTACTTCAGGATATGTAAAATTCTCACTTGCTATCATCTCAAGGTTTTCATCTTGCCTTTTAAACTCTTTTTTTATTAAATCAAAAATCATATCCATCTTTTTCTCCTTTTAGTTTTTTGGTCTCATTGCAGGAAATAATATTACATCTTTAATTGATTTTTTATTTGTTAGCATCATTACAAGTCTATCAATTCCAATTCCTTCTCCTGCAGTTGGTGCCATTGCGTGGGCTAATGCGGTTACAAAATCTTCATCCATTTCGCAAGCTTCGTCATCTCCTGCTTTTTTTGCTTCAACTTGAGCTAAAAATCTTTCGTATTGGTCAAGCGGGTCATTTAACTCATTAAAACCATTTGCTAATTCTTTACCAGCTATAAATAACTCAAACCTTTCTGCTATATTTTCATCCTTATCGCTTCTACGGCTTAAAGGGCTAATTGATACAGGAAAATCTGTAATAAATGTAGGATTTATAAGTTTGTCTTCTACAAAAGCATCAAATAATTCTGAGTATAATTTACCTAAATCATAATTAGAATTTACACTAACTCCTACGCTTTTTAGCTTTTCAATAATTGCATTTTTATCGTTTAAAATATTTTCATCAATATTGCCTATTTGTATTAAAGCATCTTTATAGCTTATCTTTTTAAAAGGCGTACTAAAATCAATTTGCTTATCATCATATTCAATTATGGTATCTAGGTTTAAGTGTTTTATTAATTTGCTTAATAAATCTTCAGTTAAAGCCATTAAATCATGATAAGTGTGATAAGCCCAGTAAAACTCAATTGTTGTAAATTCAGGATTGTGAGTAAGGTCCATTCCTTCGTTTCTAAAACATCTATTTAGTTCAAAAACCGCCTCAAAACCACCAACAATTAATCTTTTTAAAAATAATTCAGGAGCTATTCTTAAAAATCTATCTACTCCTAAAGTATTATGATGGGTAATAAAAGGTCTTGCGTTTGCTCCACCTGCAATTTCGTGCATCATAGGAGTTTCAACTTCTAAAAAGCCTAAATCTTCAAAATATCTTCTAATAAAAGAAATAATTTTACTTCTATTTACAAAATCATTTCTTACACTACTATCCATTATCATATCTAAATAGCGTTGGCGATATCTACTTTCAATATCTGTTAAGCCGTGAAATTTTTCTGGTAGAGTGCAAATGCTTTTTGTAACCAATTCTAAACTTTTAGCGTGAATTGAGAATTCACCTTTTTGCGTTACAAAAGCAAAGCCATTAATTTTAATAATATCACCAACATCAATGAATTTTTTAACATCACTAAACCATTCATCGCCTAAATCATTTTTATTAAAATATATTTGAATACTCTCACTAAAATCTTCAATATTTGCAAAAACAGCCTTTCCGCCATCTCTTAAGAATTTTACTCTTCCTACTAATTCACAAAGTTCTTGTGCCTTTTTTTCTTCTTGCTCTTTTATATAAGCAAATTTTTCTTTAAAATCCTTTATCATCATATTTTTACTAACAAAATGAGAATAAGGATTTATTCCCTTTTTTCTTAATTCTTGTAATTTTGCAATTTTTTGCTGTTCTAGTGGGTTTTCAAACATTAATTTATCTCCTTATTTATTTTTTTGACAATC
It encodes the following:
- a CDS encoding DUF1882 domain-containing protein yields the protein MLSSNDLALIKIINSHYFIKRDNIVSKIEHKGRILYNKFERINEYLSPQIMKEHAEGKIVVAHNLINAADKVENIVFDYNGINAERFYHRAQLMLREEGFINFTAYTSKTRGHLHLYIHKGHTAFSEGCALASKLSAMMAQRMPVEWRVFPTLDLPREYNILALPYEVYQKERGAAWSKHM
- the glyA gene encoding serine hydroxymethyltransferase; translated protein: MDMIFDLIKKEFKRQDENLEMIASENFTYPEVMQVAGSVLTNKYAEGYPAKRYYGGCEIVDEIEQIAIDRCKKLFNCNYANVQAHSGSQANQAAFAALINPNDVILGMDLSAGGHLTHGSKVNASGKVYKSYGYGVDENGFLDYENIEKIAMEVKPKLIVCGASAYSQIIDFEKFRKIADKVGAYLLADIAHIAGLVVANLHPSPFPHAHIVTSTTHKTLRGTRGGIIMTNSEEIAKKVDSAIFPNLQGGPLMHLIAAKAVGFAKNLEPEWKIYAKQVLDNCAVLANELKNYGYKLVSGGTQNHLLLLDFSDCSFSGKDAQIALEKAGITANKNSVPNEKRSPFITSGLRLGTAALSARGMNEDDMKEIAKMIHKVLSNINDEKIILDVRNESKKLCNKYPLYKDLKC
- the lysS gene encoding lysine--tRNA ligase, with product MFENPLEQQKIAKLQELRKKGINPYSHFVSKNMMIKDFKEKFAYIKEQEEKKAQELCELVGRVKFLRDGGKAVFANIEDFSESIQIYFNKNDLGDEWFSDVKKFIDVGDIIKINGFAFVTQKGEFSIHAKSLELVTKSICTLPEKFHGLTDIESRYRQRYLDMIMDSSVRNDFVNRSKIISFIRRYFEDLGFLEVETPMMHEIAGGANARPFITHHNTLGVDRFLRIAPELFLKRLIVGGFEAVFELNRCFRNEGMDLTHNPEFTTIEFYWAYHTYHDLMALTEDLLSKLIKHLNLDTIIEYDDKQIDFSTPFKKISYKDALIQIGNIDENILNDKNAIIEKLKSVGVSVNSNYDLGKLYSELFDAFVEDKLINPTFITDFPVSISPLSRRSDKDENIAERFELFIAGKELANGFNELNDPLDQYERFLAQVEAKKAGDDEACEMDEDFVTALAHAMAPTAGEGIGIDRLVMMLTNKKSIKDVILFPAMRPKN